One stretch of Mobula birostris isolate sMobBir1 chromosome 5, sMobBir1.hap1, whole genome shotgun sequence DNA includes these proteins:
- the LOC140198001 gene encoding BTB/POZ domain-containing protein KCTD12-like has product MALPDNPCELPNGESAFPAVVELNVGGQVYVTRHRTLVAVPDSLLWHMFSRSSPKELPKDSKGRFFLDRDGFLFRYILDYMRDLRLVLPDYFPERCRLQREAEFFQLRELAGQLAAKDGKTDTLNERWRGEQEGGKEAEKGSPVTPSLPLSSPPADSTQPRRSGYITVGYRGSYTIGRDCQADAKFRRVARITVCGKTSLAKEVFGETLNESRDPDRPPERYTSRYYLKFNFLEQAFDLLADAGFHMLACSSTGTCAYASDQGEDKIWTSYTEYVFCRE; this is encoded by the coding sequence ATGGCTCTGCCAGACAACCCCTGCGAGCTCCCTAACGGGGAGTCCGCTTTCCCGGCCGTGGTGGAGTTGAATGTCGGCGGGCAGGTGTATGTGACCCGCCACCGCACGCTGGTGGCCGTGCCCGACTCCCTGCTCTGGCACATGTTTAGCCGGAGCAGCCCCAAGGAGTTGCCAAAGGACAGCAAGGGTCGCTTCTTCCTAGACCGCGACGGTTTCCTATTCCGCTACATTCTGGACTACATGAGGGATCTCAGGCTGGTTCTGCCGGATTACTTCCCCGAGAGGTGCAGGCTGCAGCGGGAGGCGGAGTTCTTCCAGCTTCGGGAACTGGCCGGTCAACTGGCTGCCAAGGATGGCAAGACGGACACGCTCAACGAGCGTTGGAGGGGCGAGCAAGAAGGCGGCAAAGAGGCGGAGAAGGGCAGCCCGGTGACGCCGTCTCTCCCGCTGTCGTCCCCGCCAGCAGACAGCACCCAGCCCAGGAGGTCGGGCTACATCACCGTGGGTTACCGGGGCTCTTACACCATCGGACGGGACTGTCAAGCCGATGCCAAATTCAGAAGGGTAGCCAGGATTACCGTGTGCGGCAAGACTTCACTGGCCAAGGAAGTGTTCGGAGAAACCTTGAACGAGAGCCGGGACCCCGATCGCCCTCCCGAAAGGTACACATCCCGCTACTATCTCAAGTTCAACTTCCTGGAGCAGGCGTTTGACTTGTTAGCCGATGCAGGCTTCCACATGCTGGCATGTAGCTCCACTGGGACCTGCGCCTACGCCAGTGACCAGGGAGAGGATAAGATCTGGACCAGTTACACCGAGTATGTCTTCTGCAGAGAATGA